Proteins from a genomic interval of Pogoniulus pusillus isolate bPogPus1 chromosome 42, bPogPus1.pri, whole genome shotgun sequence:
- the STAR gene encoding steroidogenic acute regulatory protein, mitochondrial: MLPATSKLCAAISYRHLRNMTGLRRQAAVTISQELSKFACRSPGPGAWINQVRRRSSLLSSRLEEKPFSEMEMSYIKQGEEALQKSLRILEDQGGWKTETEVRNGDKVLSKVLPDVGKVFRLEVVVDQPLDTVYSELVDRMEQMGDWNPSVQEVKILQKIGKDTVITHEKAAAAPGNIVGPRDFVSVRCSRRRGSSCVLAGMATTHRAMPQQDGFVRAENGPTCMILRPLPGRPAQTKLTWLLSIDLKGWLPKTIINQVLSQTQVDFANHLRKRLARAAAVSC, translated from the exons ATGCTGCCTGCCACCTCCAAGCTCTGCGCCGCCATCTCCTACAGGCACCTGCGCAACATGACcg GGCTGCGCAGACAAGCGGCGGTCACCAtcagccaggagctgagcaAGTTCGCCTGCCGCAGCCCCGGACCCGGCGCCTGGATCAACCAGGTCCGCAGGAGGAGCTCCCTGCTCA gctcaaggctggaggagaagcccTTCAGTGAGATGGAAATGTCTTACATCAAGCAAGGAGAGGAAGCCCTTCAGAAGTCACTCAGGATCCTGGAGGACCAGGGTGGCTGGAAGACAGAGACCGAGGTG CGTAACGGAGACAAAGTGCTGAGCAAGGTGCTGCCAGACGTGGGCAAGGTCTTCCggctggaggtggtggtggaccAGCCCCTGGACACGGTCTACAGCGAGCTGGTGGACAGGATGGAGCAGATGGGAGACTGGAACCCCAGCGTCCAAGAAGTCAAG ATCCTCCAGAAGATCGGGAAGGACACAGTCATCACCCACgagaaggcagctgctgcccccggGAACATCGTGGGGCCGCGGGACTTCGTCAGCGTGCGCTGCTCCCGGCGGCGCGGCTCCAGCTGCGTGCTGGCTGGCATGGCCACCACGCACCGAGCCATGCCGCAGCAGGATGGCTTCGTCAG AGCCGAGAACGGCCCCACCTGCATGATCCTGCGCCCGCTGCCCGGCCGCCCGGCGCAgaccaagctgacctggctcCTCAGCATCGACCTGAAG ggctggctgccCAAGACCATCATCAACCAGGTCCTCTCCCAGACGCAGGTCGACTTCGCCAACCACCTTCGGAAGCGCCTGGCGCGGGCGGCGGCAGTGAGCTGCTGA
- the ASH2L gene encoding set1/Ash2 histone methyltransferase complex subunit ASH2, whose product MVDVTTALEAESANGKDALEAAGDSSEVLEAQAGSVDEENGRQLGEIELQCGICTKWFTADTFGIDTTSCLPFMTNYSFHCNVCHHSGNTYFLRKQANLKEMCLSALANLTWQSRTQDEHPRTMFSKDKDIIPFIDKYWECMTTRQRPGKMTWPNNIVKTMCKERDVFLVKEHPDPGSKDPEEDYPKFGLVDQDLANIGPAYDNQKQNSTVSTSGNLNGGITAGGSGKGRGAKRKQQDGGTTGTAKKTRSDPLFSAQRLPPHGYPLEHPFNKDGYRYILAEPDPHAPDPEKLELDCWAGKPIPGDLYRACLYERVLLALHDRAPQLKISDDRLTVVGEKGYSMVRASHGVRKGAWYFEISMDEMPPDTAARLGWSQPLGNLQAPLGYDKFSYSWRSKKGTKFHQSIGKHYSSGYGQGDVLGFYISLPEDTETAKSLPDTYKDKALIKFKSYLYFEEKDFVDKAEKSLKQAPGSQIIFFKNGASQGVAFQDIFEGVYFPAISLYKGCTVSINFGPYFKFPPRDITYRPMSDMGWGAVVEHTLADVLYHVETEVDGRRSPPWEP is encoded by the exons ATGGTCGATGTCACCACAGCCCTGGAGGCAGAGTCAGCCAACGGAAAGGATGCTCTG gaagctgctggggacagctcagaggtgctggaggctcAGGCAGGCTCCGTGGACGAGGAGAACGGGAGGCAGCTTGGAGAGATCGAGCTGCAGTGTGGGATCTGCACCAAGTGGTTCACAGCAGACACCTTTGGCATCGACACCAC ctcctgcctgcccttcaTGACCAACTACAGCTTCCACTGCAACGTTTGCCACCACAGTGGGAACACCTACTTCCTGCGCAAGCAAGCGA ACCTGAAGGAGATGTGCCTCAgtgctctggccaacctgaccTGGCAGTCGCGGACGCAGGACGAGCACCCCAGAACCATGTTCTCGAAAGATAAG GACATTATCCCCTTCATTGACAAGTACTGGGAGTGTATGACCACGAGACAGAGGCCTGGGAAGATGACCTGGCCCAACAACATTGTCAAAACCATG TGTAAGGAGAGAGATGTGTTCTTGGTGAAGGAGCATCCAGACCCAGGGAGTAAAGACCCAGAAGAAGACTACCCCAAGTTTGGACTCGTAGACCAA GACCTTGCCAACATTGGCCCTGCCTATGACAACCAGAAGCAGAACAGCACCGTGTCCACCAGTGGGAACTTAAATG GGGGAATCACTGCAGGAGGCAGCGGCAAGGGTCGGGGAGCGAAGCGCAAGCAGCAAGATGGAGGCACCACAGGGACAGCCAAGAAAACCAGGAG TGACCCCTTGTTCTCTGCTCAGCGTTTGCCCCCCCATGGCTACCCTCTGGAGCACCCCTTCAACAAGGATGGCTACCGCTACATCCTGGCCGAGCCCGACCCGCACGCGCCTGACCCCGAGAAGCTGGAGCTGGACTGCTGGGCAGGGAAGCCCATTCCTGGGGACCTCTACAGAGCCTGCCTGTATGAACGagtcctcctggccctgcatgACAGAG CCCCTCAGCTGAAGATCTCTGACGACAGGCTGACTGTGGTGGGGGAGAAGGGCTACTCCATGGTGCGAGCCTCGCACGGCGTGAGGAAGGGAGCCTGGTACTTCGAAATCTCCATGGATGAGATGCCTCCAGacacagctgccaggctgggctggtcaCAGCCACTAG GGAACCTCCAGGCACCCCTGGGCTACGACAAGTTCAGCTACTCCTGGCGCAGCAAGAAGGGAACCAAGTTCCACCAGTCCATAGGGAAGCATTACTCCTCTGGCTATGGCCAGGGGGATGTGCTGGGCTTCTACATCAGCCTGCCTGAGGACACTGAGACAGCCAAGTCACTGCCTGACACCTACAAAGATAAG GCTCTGATCAAATTCAAAAGCTACCTGTACTTCGAGGAGAAGGACTTTGTGGACAAAGCAGAGAAGAGCCTAAAGCAGGCACCTGGAAGCCAG ATCATATTCTTCAAGAACGGTGCCAGCCAAGGGGTTGCCTTTCAGGACATCTTTGAAGGAGTTTATTTTCCTGCCATTTCTCTGTACAAAGGCTGCACA GTTTCTATAAACTTTGGGCCATATTTCAAGTTCCCACCCAGAGACATCACCTACCGCCCG ATGAGTGACATGGGCTGGGGTGCAGTGGTGGAGCACACGCTGGCAGATGTGCTGTACCACGTGGAGACCGAAGTCGACGGCCGCCGGAGCCCGCCCTGGGAGCCGTAG
- the NODAL gene encoding LOW QUALITY PROTEIN: nodal homolog (The sequence of the model RefSeq protein was modified relative to this genomic sequence to represent the inferred CDS: deleted 1 base in 1 codon) translates to MRVPPRSAPALLFYALVLLRLDCAHARAPTWAPTWAPPRAPPRCPALMLQLLRAPPAPLRAAAAAAFSISPHVSLQNGSRWALAFDMSSLSSGQEVSLAQLRVHLPGFSAAHISLDIYHSRRQRCRGDGTCSHQLFLGTVAGSSSSTQNSWKVFEVTNLLRSWLHQAVGPGLHPPTGREPWELSGSAAAATTTVHSPTPSEAGSEQPAQPQDMTDRVLLLVFSTDKSPGDHSLIKTAETSKHVMRDSSSPGTGTRRHRRNKKEKQRIRASNATAAVSGEEGRSLCRRVDMMVDFEQTGWGSWIVYPKKYNAYRCEGQCPSPVDETFKPTNHAYIQSLLQLYKPNHVPCPACSPVRMSPLSMLYYEKGEIVVRHHEDMIIEECGCN, encoded by the exons ATGAGGGTCCCTCCGCGCTCCGCGCCCGCGCTGCTGTTTTACGCCCTCGTCTTGCTCCGCCTGGACTGTGCACACGCCCGggcacccacctgggcaccgACCTGGGCACCCCCCCGCGCCCCGCCGCGCTGTCCCGCGctgatgctgcagctgctccgcgcc ccccccgccccgctccgcgccgccgccgctgctgccttcagcatctccccGCACG TCTCCCTGCAGAACGGCTCCCGCTGGGCGCTCGCCTTCGACATGTCCTCCCTCTCCAGCGGCCAGGAGGTGAGTCTCGCCCAGCTCCGTGTCCACCTGCCAGGCTTCTCCGCAGCCCACATCTCCCTCGACATCTACCACAGCCGGCGGCAGAGGTGCCGAGGCGATGGGACCTGCTCGCACCAGCTCTTCCTGGGCACCGTGGCTGGCAGCTCCTCTTCCACCCAGAACTCCTGGAAAGTCTTTGAGGTCACCAACCTGCTGCGGTCCTGGCTCCACCAAGCCGTgggccctgggctgcatcctccCACGGGAAGGGAGCCGTGGGAGCTGAGTGGATCGGCTGCCGCGGCCACCACCACCGTGCACTCACCCACCCCAAGTGAGGCTGGCTccgagcagccagcccagccccaggacaTGACAGACAGAGTCCTGCTGCTCGTCTTCTCCACGGACAAGTCTCCAggagaccacagcctcatcaagacggcagagacctccaagcacgTCATGCGCGACAGCAGCTCCCCGGGCACGGGGACTCGCCGGCACCGCAGGAAcaagaaggagaagcagaggatcAGAGCGAGCAATGCCACCGCTGCCGTCTCGGGGGAGGAgggcaggtccctctgcaggagggTGGACATGATGGTGGACTTCGAACAGACCGGCTGGGGCAGCTGGATTGTCTACCCCAAAAAGTACAATGCCTACCGGTGCGAAGGGCAGTGCCCATCACCCGTGGACGAGACCTTCAAGCCCACCAACCACGCCTACATACAG AGTTTGCTGCAGCTCTACAAGCCCAACCATGTGCCCTGCCCCGCCTGCTCCCCGGTCAGGATGAGT